One Flavobacteriales bacterium genomic region harbors:
- a CDS encoding DUF4625 domain-containing protein, whose protein sequence is MKNLLTIAFVMTLMFACTQKNDSPVINSITLTSSNIQKADGAFLEFIYEFSDDNGLNQFRVSVLDNFENARLQSAPWNFERDYNLSGTNVNDTLQIALPYPDLEPGRYELTITVQDIDGEETAQNKSFYIVE, encoded by the coding sequence ATGAAAAATTTATTGACAATAGCATTCGTTATGACTTTAATGTTCGCTTGTACCCAAAAAAACGATTCGCCTGTTATTAATTCAATAACACTTACGTCTTCAAACATTCAAAAAGCAGATGGTGCTTTTTTAGAGTTTATCTATGAATTTTCTGATGATAACGGATTAAACCAGTTTAGAGTTTCAGTTCTTGATAATTTTGAAAATGCTCGTTTACAATCTGCACCTTGGAATTTTGAAAGAGACTACAACCTTTCAGGTACAAATGTGAATGATACTCTTCAAATAGCTCTTCCATATCCAGATTTAGAGCCTGGCAGATACGAGTTAACAATTACCGTACAGGATATTGATGGCGAGGAAACAGCTCAAAACAAATCTTTTTATATTGTTGAGTAA